The Pseudomonadota bacterium genome includes the window CGTTAGGGAGAATTTCCTCCACCACGCCCGAAAACTCGATCAGATCTTCCTTGGTCATGAATGCCTGTGTGTCTGTGATGGTCCTGCCCCGGTTGTATGCCTTTTGGGGGTCGGATGCAAGCTAGATATGTCTTTGCCGTGCCAGAACAAGCTCAACAAAATCGGCGATATTCATCAGCCAGATCTGCTGGATCTGAGTATAGCTGGCCTGAATTGGTCGCGGAATAACAAGTTGTACATTTGAATTCTGCATCATAGTAGTTTGTGCAATCGTAATACCGGGTTCAAGCGTCACAAGATGCTTCAGGAGAATACGCTCTGCTTCAGGTAATATCTGCGGCCACCGATCTTTACAAGTCGATTTTGCGGCAAGCATTGTTAGCAGGCTGATGTCAAAAGCTGAATCAAAATACTGCTTTTTCCCTGGAAAAATGAAATCTGGTCTCTTTCCTTTTTCAGTAATGACCTGTGACTCATACCGTAACCCAAATACATCAAAAACTGCCTTGAGCTGGTTCTGGAATGCTTGTCCCATCCTTGACTTGCGGCGGTTATGGACTTCAAGGGAATAGTGGATAAATTCATCTACATTGACTCCATCTGTATCCATGAACCCCTTTGCCACACGCGCGGCAACAATTCGCTTCTCAAGACGACGAAACATGGATTCTTCATGGTTAAGCCATGCCATAAGAGCAGCGTCAGGATCGTCACGGGCGTCCACCTCTGGAAGCGTCAAACGCGCATGACTTGAAAAATCTGCTGTAGACGGAAAATTCATGCCAAAACGTTCTATAATGACATCAAGAGAATTGGCAGCAGGATCCTCAAACTCGATTCCGATCTCGTCCAGAATGAAACAGGAAACAAAATCAAGCTTGCTGTCATCTTTGCCTTCAAATTCCTGAACTATAAATCCGTCCCCCGGTTGCTCTTCAATCCCGAAGAGCCAAAGAATCTGGCTCTGGATCGTACTTTCTGCAGGAACGACTATAAACAAAATAGTTTTATCCGGACGAATGGCCAGAAAAAGCGTGTCTCCCGCGGACATGACTTGGGTAACTGCATTTGACGGATAGTAGAGGCGGTATTCTGGAGAACGGGACTTGCCATCCCGGGTGTTGTAGTAAGTTGCTCTGCCGTGTTCTGTAATCGTTTCCTGCTCGTCACTCAGCCAAATATAAGTAACATCAAAGGCTTTTCTTTCTGTTCCCAGAAATTTTTTCATCGGAACAGTTGTGCCAATTTCATGTTGGTTTGATTTCTGCGGCTCGGCATCGACAACCGAGAGTGTCTTGACGCCCACTCCCTCAAAGTACTCTGAAAGATGTCCTTTATTCATGTCCTGTATATCCCCGTTCCGGCTGACCTTCGTCGTTCTGTCTGCATGGACGAAGCCAATTACAATCAATTCCAAGGGCAGTTTCTATATACGGCTTCAGATCAATGATATTAGCGACGGCCTCGGCTCAGGAGCAATTCTCCCTGAATCGGAATACGCATATGTTGCGCAAATGCAGACTCTATATGCGGGCGCATAAGTCGGGCAACAGCACGCACAACAGGAACTACAACAGCATTGCCAAACTGCCGGTACGCTTGCGTATCCGAAACAGGAATGACAAAGTCATAGCCATCCGGAGAATCAAACCCCATAAGACGAGAACATTCCCGAGGGGTGAGGCGTCGTGGGCGTCCAGCTTTCTGGCGGATCAGGATTTCAGATCCGTCCTTATAATAGCGAGCTGATAGTGTGCGGGTAACATCCTGTGGGCCGAACAGGGAATACCCGAATCCATTTCCGGCATTCTGGTGTTTAGCCTTATAATCTTTCAAATAATTCCAAAGGTGCGTTGTCAAAGTGTACTTGGACTCAACACTATTCTCAAGAATGCTTCCCAAGACTGGAGGGGCCACATCAGGCAACTCCAAAGCATCAAAATCGAAAGGACATGGCTCCCGGAAGCCCACAATGAATATACGTTCGCGTTTC containing:
- a CDS encoding type II restriction endonuclease gives rise to the protein MNKGHLSEYFEGVGVKTLSVVDAEPQKSNQHEIGTTVPMKKFLGTERKAFDVTYIWLSDEQETITEHGRATYYNTRDGKSRSPEYRLYYPSNAVTQVMSAGDTLFLAIRPDKTILFIVVPAESTIQSQILWLFGIEEQPGDGFIVQEFEGKDDSKLDFVSCFILDEIGIEFEDPAANSLDVIIERFGMNFPSTADFSSHARLTLPEVDARDDPDAALMAWLNHEESMFRRLEKRIVAARVAKGFMDTDGVNVDEFIHYSLEVHNRRKSRMGQAFQNQLKAVFDVFGLRYESQVITEKGKRPDFIFPGKKQYFDSAFDISLLTMLAAKSTCKDRWPQILPEAERILLKHLVTLEPGITIAQTTMMQNSNVQLVIPRPIQASYTQIQQIWLMNIADFVELVLARQRHI